Genomic window (bacterium):
TAAAGAATAAAATGCTGTCGTGGGTATTGGCTACAACCAAATTCTGTATAAAATCTTCTTCAGCTACGGCCGCGCCAATCTTGCCCGAACCGCCCCGTTTTTGCGTGCGATAAGTACCCGGGGGCAAGCGCTTAATAAAGCCATCTCGGCTTAGCGTAATAATAACTTCTTCGTTTGGAATTAAATCTTCTTCGCTAAATTCGCCAATAGGGTTGGCATAAATTTTAGTGCGGCGTTCACTAGGATAGCGCGTCCTGACTTCTTTAAATTCTTCTTTAATAACGCCCAAAAGTTTTTTAACATCGTCTAAAATGCTATTTAAATAAGCAATCAGTTTCTTTTTCTCGACGAGTTCGTCTTCTATTTTCTTTCTTTCTAAACCCGCCAAAGTTTGCAAACGCATTTCCAAAATAGCGGTGGACTGAACTTCGGACAGCTTAAACTTTTTAATTAAATTAACGTGAGCCTCTTCGCGAGTTTCTGATTTTCTGATGGTATTAACAACTTCATCTATATGATCCAGCGCTTTAGACAGGCCTTCTAAAATATGTTTTCTTTCCTCGGCTTTTTTAAGATCAAATCTGGTTCGGCGTTCCACAATAACTTTTCTGTGGGCCAAATAATGCTCTAAAACAGATTTTAGCGATAAAACCTGTGGTTGAATACCGTCAACCAACGCCAGCATATTTAAGTGAAAAGTTTTTTGAAGATCGGTTAATTTATAAAGCTTATTTAAAACTTTTTGAGGATAAGCGTCGCCCCTTAACTCAATCATTATCCTAATACCGTCTTTATCGGATTCATCGCGAATATCTTTTATGCCTTCAATCTTTTTTTCTTTTACCAAATCGGCCAAATGTTCCAACATAGTGGCCTTATTAACTTGGTAAGGAATTTCTTTAATAATTATTTGAAAACCTTTTGCACCCTCGCCCTTCGTAGCCTTGGCGGAGGAGGGTTTGCCTTCTATAACATCGGCCACACCCCGCACCACCATCGGCCCGCGCCCCGAAGCATAAGCTTGTATAATATCTTTTTTGCCATAAATTGCCCCGCCAGTTGGAAAATCTGGGCCTTTTACAAACTGCATCAAATCTTCGCCTGTAGCTTTGGGGTTATCGGACAAATAAAGCAAAGCGTCTATAACTTCCACTAAGTTATGAGGCGGAATGTTGGTGGCCATACCAACAGCAATACCCACCGAACCGTTAAGCAATATGTTGGGAACTTTGGCTGGCAAAACCGAAGGCTCTTCCCTACTGCCATCATAGGTTTCTTTCCAATTTACAGTTTCTTTATCTATATCTGTAAGCATTTCTTCGGCTACAGTTTCCATACGGCATTCGGTGTAACGATAAGCCGCTGGCGCATCGCCATCTATAGAGCCAAAATTGCCCTGGCCATCTACCAATGGATAACGCAACGAAAAATCTTGAGCCATACGCGCGAGAGCATCGTAAATGGCGGCATCGCCGTGAGGATGATACTTGCCAATAACGTCGCCCACCACCGTGGCGCATTTTCTATATTTAGCACTGTGGCGCAAGCCGTTTTCGTGCATGGAGTAAAGAATTCTGCGGTGCACCGGCTTTAAACCATCGCGCACATCCGGCAAAGCGCGCGAAACTATAACGCTCATAGCATAATCTAAATAAGCGTCCTGCATCTCGTGCGTTATTTCGCGCGCTTGAATTTTTTGTTCTATATTTGTTCCTTCGGAGGCGGCTTGTTTTTTTGATTCCATTTTTTTATTCTACAGGCAGTTCATATACTGTCC
Coding sequences:
- the gyrA gene encoding DNA gyrase subunit A; protein product: MESKKQAASEGTNIEQKIQAREITHEMQDAYLDYAMSVIVSRALPDVRDGLKPVHRRILYSMHENGLRHSAKYRKCATVVGDVIGKYHPHGDAAIYDALARMAQDFSLRYPLVDGQGNFGSIDGDAPAAYRYTECRMETVAEEMLTDIDKETVNWKETYDGSREEPSVLPAKVPNILLNGSVGIAVGMATNIPPHNLVEVIDALLYLSDNPKATGEDLMQFVKGPDFPTGGAIYGKKDIIQAYASGRGPMVVRGVADVIEGKPSSAKATKGEGAKGFQIIIKEIPYQVNKATMLEHLADLVKEKKIEGIKDIRDESDKDGIRIMIELRGDAYPQKVLNKLYKLTDLQKTFHLNMLALVDGIQPQVLSLKSVLEHYLAHRKVIVERRTRFDLKKAEERKHILEGLSKALDHIDEVVNTIRKSETREEAHVNLIKKFKLSEVQSTAILEMRLQTLAGLERKKIEDELVEKKKLIAYLNSILDDVKKLLGVIKEEFKEVRTRYPSERRTKIYANPIGEFSEEDLIPNEEVIITLSRDGFIKRLPPGTYRTQKRGGSGKIGAAVAEEDFIQNLVVANTHDSILFFTSTGKVFLAKVHEIPVATRTSKGRALVNFLEIAQEEVITAIVPVKFDIKKSKISSNEAGRFLVMITRSGIIKKTEVADFANVRRSGLIAIKLRKDDELDWVKLTSGKDEIILVTQKGQAIKFSENDVRDMGRNASGVNAMRLKNGDLIAGADVISSQNKDAQMLVVLAKGYAKRTPVKLYKRQKRAGSGIKTAKVTPKTGEIVSAKILDPEQEDLIVISKKGQLIRTPLKDISVLGRATQGVRVMKLKDGDQIGSTTTL